One window of Chloroflexota bacterium genomic DNA carries:
- a CDS encoding ArsB/NhaD family transporter has translation MRDHRRKGFPLGKGWGGLSGRARAALGLALLVLLAFAWASPRPASAQALDEIDLVITGRLVNAHSDPIVGAAVEVTIDGRRWPVRVEDADQDAAHSADDGTFRLALAVPRDVLDDIAAGRSTLSVIVSKPAYRTAVIPVRHPGFAGSELLADLGPVIMVRLVNAGFIIAGVVFLLVFILISFHILHETVAALLGACLIFLVTYGLGTFFRDFWILSFERSLTYIDFNVIFLILGMMIFMAVLARTGVFPWLAYRSFQLAGGNAWYLAVILILLTGVISALLNDVTAILLVAPVSIEIALISDIHPFAFVIPEVMASNIGGASTLIGDPPSTIVGSYLGMGFTEYLVNMGPLGVTMLLVLVLIIWLLYGKAYSRARIRFSPELLARLESDSRITNPELLRKSLIVAGFTLVLFFIEDFFGMPPGVVALVGATALLVWVRPDVHDMLSEVDWTTLVFFLALFILVGGLEEAGVIQAVADLIGSLAGGNLTLAVILMVWISGIASAIVANIPFTLAVLPVASFLSRSIPGAENHVLFWALVVGADLGGNATYLGSAPNIVAAGLLDRAGYHLSFLRFMRDGVPVTVITLLLSTIWLLIRYG, from the coding sequence ATGCGCGATCATCGTCGGAAGGGGTTCCCTCTCGGGAAGGGGTGGGGCGGGCTCAGCGGGCGTGCGCGAGCGGCCTTGGGCCTTGCCCTTCTCGTGCTGCTCGCGTTCGCCTGGGCGTCGCCGCGCCCGGCGTCGGCCCAGGCGCTGGATGAGATCGATCTGGTCATCACCGGCCGGCTGGTCAACGCGCATAGCGACCCGATCGTCGGCGCGGCCGTGGAGGTGACCATCGATGGCCGGCGGTGGCCGGTCCGGGTGGAGGACGCCGATCAGGACGCGGCGCATAGCGCCGATGATGGCACCTTTCGGCTGGCCCTGGCCGTGCCACGAGACGTGCTGGATGACATCGCCGCGGGTCGCTCCACCCTCTCCGTGATCGTGTCCAAGCCGGCCTATCGCACGGCCGTCATCCCCGTGCGACATCCGGGCTTCGCCGGGTCCGAGCTGCTGGCCGACCTGGGGCCGGTGATCATGGTGCGCCTGGTCAACGCCGGGTTCATCATCGCCGGCGTGGTGTTCCTCCTGGTCTTCATCCTCATCTCCTTTCACATCCTGCACGAGACGGTGGCGGCCCTGTTGGGGGCCTGCCTGATCTTCCTGGTGACCTATGGGCTCGGCACCTTTTTCCGCGACTTCTGGATCCTCTCCTTTGAACGTTCCCTGACCTATATCGACTTCAACGTCATCTTCCTGATCCTGGGGATGATGATCTTCATGGCGGTGCTGGCCCGGACGGGGGTGTTCCCCTGGCTGGCCTACCGCTCGTTTCAGCTGGCGGGCGGCAACGCATGGTACCTGGCGGTGATCCTGATCTTGCTGACCGGCGTGATCTCCGCGCTGCTGAACGACGTGACCGCCATCCTGTTGGTCGCCCCGGTGAGCATCGAGATCGCCCTCATCTCGGATATTCACCCGTTCGCCTTCGTCATCCCGGAGGTCATGGCCTCGAACATCGGCGGCGCGAGCACGTTGATCGGGGATCCGCCCAGCACCATCGTGGGCTCGTACCTGGGGATGGGTTTCACGGAGTACCTGGTGAACATGGGGCCGCTCGGCGTCACGATGCTCCTGGTGTTGGTGCTCATCATCTGGCTCCTCTATGGCAAGGCGTATTCCCGGGCGAGGATTCGCTTCTCGCCTGAGCTCCTGGCCCGCCTGGAGAGCGATTCCCGCATCACCAACCCCGAGCTGCTTCGTAAATCCCTGATCGTGGCCGGATTTACGCTCGTGTTGTTCTTCATCGAGGATTTCTTCGGGATGCCCCCCGGCGTGGTCGCCCTGGTGGGCGCGACGGCTCTGCTGGTCTGGGTACGGCCGGATGTGCACGACATGCTCTCCGAGGTGGACTGGACGACGCTGGTCTTCTTCCTGGCCCTGTTCATCCTGGTGGGCGGCCTGGAGGAGGCGGGCGTGATCCAGGCGGTGGCGGATTTGATCGGAAGCCTGGCGGGTGGCAACCTGACGCTGGCTGTGATTTTGATGGTGTGGATCTCGGGTATCGCTTCGGCCATCGTGGCCAACATCCCCTTCACGCTGGCGGTGTTGCCGGTGGCGTCCTTCCTGAGCCGGAGCATCCCCGGCGCGGAGAATCACGTCCTCTTCTGGGCGTTGGTGGTGGGGGCGGACCTGGGGGGCAACGCGACCTATCTCGGGTCGGCGCCCAATATCGTGGCGGCGGGCCTGTTGGACCGCGCGGGGTATCACCTGTCCTTCCTGCGGTTCATGCGGGACGGCGTGCCGGTGACGGTGATCACCCTTCTGCTGAGCACGATCTGGCTGCTGATCCGGTATGGGTGA
- a CDS encoding adenosylhomocysteinase: MTKQYDVKDLSLADQGRFRMEWAAREMAVLQQLLERFQQERPLDGLRVSACLHVTTETANLMRVLQAGGADVVLCASNPLSTQDDVAAALVVHYGIPVYAIKGEDNETYYEHIKAALDHRPHVTMDDGADLVSTLHRERQDLLGDVIGGTEETTTGVIRLRAMAKDGVLRYPIIAVNDAMTKHLFDNRYGTGQSTIDGLLRATNVLLAGKNFVVAGYGWCSRGIAMRARGMGANVIVTEVDPLRALEAVMDGFRVMPMIEAAAIGDIFVTATGDIHVLDQPHFERMKSGAIMANSGHFNVEINLPALESMAVEKRRVRESLDEYRLADGRCLYVAGEGRLVNLAAAEGHPSAVMDMSFANQALCVEYMIQHANELERQVYPVPEQIDKTVALLKLQAMEVKIDELTPEQEKYLASWEMGT, from the coding sequence GTGACGAAACAGTACGATGTGAAGGATTTGTCGCTGGCCGATCAGGGCCGTTTTCGCATGGAGTGGGCCGCGCGAGAGATGGCGGTGCTCCAGCAGCTGCTGGAGCGGTTCCAGCAGGAGCGCCCGCTGGATGGGCTGCGGGTGTCCGCCTGTCTGCATGTGACCACTGAGACGGCCAACCTGATGCGGGTGTTGCAGGCCGGCGGGGCGGATGTGGTGCTGTGCGCCTCGAACCCGCTGTCCACTCAGGACGATGTGGCGGCCGCGCTGGTGGTGCATTACGGGATCCCCGTGTACGCCATCAAGGGTGAGGACAACGAGACCTATTACGAGCATATCAAGGCCGCGCTGGACCATCGGCCTCACGTGACCATGGACGACGGCGCCGATCTGGTCTCCACCCTGCATCGAGAGCGCCAGGATCTGCTGGGGGATGTCATCGGTGGGACGGAGGAGACGACCACCGGCGTCATCCGGCTGCGGGCGATGGCCAAGGACGGGGTGTTGCGGTATCCCATCATCGCCGTGAACGACGCGATGACCAAGCACCTGTTTGACAATCGGTATGGCACGGGCCAGTCCACCATCGACGGCCTCCTGCGGGCGACCAACGTCCTGCTGGCGGGTAAGAACTTTGTGGTCGCCGGATACGGCTGGTGTAGCCGTGGCATTGCCATGCGGGCGCGAGGCATGGGGGCCAACGTTATCGTGACCGAGGTGGACCCGCTGAGGGCTTTGGAGGCGGTGATGGATGGCTTCCGGGTCATGCCCATGATCGAGGCCGCGGCGATCGGCGACATCTTCGTCACGGCCACGGGCGATATCCACGTCCTGGATCAGCCGCACTTCGAGCGCATGAAGTCGGGGGCGATCATGGCCAACTCGGGCCATTTCAACGTGGAGATCAACCTGCCCGCGCTGGAGTCGATGGCGGTGGAGAAGCGGCGGGTGCGCGAGTCCCTGGACGAGTATCGGCTGGCTGACGGCCGCTGCCTGTACGTGGCGGGAGAGGGCCGGCTGGTGAACCTGGCCGCGGCCGAGGGGCATCCCAGCGCCGTCATGGATATGAGCTTCGCCAATCAGGCCTTGTGCGTGGAGTATATGATCCAGCACGCGAACGAGCTGGAGCGTCAGGTATACCCGGTCCCCGAGCAGATCGACAAGACGGTCGCCCTCCTGAAGCTTCAGGCGATGGAGGTGAAGATCGACGAGCTGACCCCCGAGCAGGAGAAGTATCTGGCGTCGTGGGAGATGGGCACCTGA
- a CDS encoding methionine adenosyltransferase, whose translation MTTTFMSSPQLFYTSESVTEGHPDKMCDQVSDAVLDAIIAQDPDARVACECATTTGLMVVMGEITTSASVDIPRIARDTIREIGYTRAKYGFDADTCGVIVSIKEQSADIALGVDKALEAKTGEMSDSEIEAIGAGDQGMMIGFACDETPEYMPMSIMLAHKLCKRLAAVRKNGALPYLRPDGKSQVTVEYHYGKPVRVDTIVVSTQHAPEIEQDRLHQDILEVVIRQVVPPEMIDERTKIFVNPTGRFVTGGPMGDAGMTGRKIIVDTYGGVARHGGGAFSGKDPTKVDRSASYMARYIAKNVVAAGLASRFELQVSYAIGVARPVSLAVETFGTGKVPDERIIELIQEHFDLRPAAIIRHLELRRPIYKATAAYGHFGRDDIDAPWERIDMAEVLRDEAGLD comes from the coding sequence ATGACCACGACCTTCATGAGTTCACCGCAACTCTTCTACACTTCCGAGTCTGTGACGGAGGGGCACCCGGACAAGATGTGCGATCAGGTCTCCGACGCCGTGTTGGATGCCATCATCGCTCAGGATCCGGATGCGCGGGTGGCCTGTGAGTGCGCCACGACCACGGGGCTGATGGTGGTGATGGGCGAGATCACGACCTCGGCGTCGGTCGATATCCCCCGGATCGCCCGCGATACCATTCGGGAGATCGGCTACACGCGCGCCAAGTATGGCTTCGACGCGGACACCTGTGGGGTCATCGTATCCATCAAGGAGCAGTCGGCCGACATCGCGTTGGGCGTGGATAAGGCCCTGGAGGCCAAGACGGGGGAGATGAGCGACTCCGAGATCGAGGCCATCGGCGCGGGCGACCAGGGCATGATGATCGGCTTCGCATGCGATGAGACGCCGGAATACATGCCCATGTCCATCATGTTGGCGCATAAGCTGTGCAAGCGCCTGGCGGCCGTGCGCAAGAACGGCGCGTTGCCCTACCTGCGTCCGGACGGGAAGTCGCAGGTCACGGTGGAGTATCACTACGGCAAGCCGGTGCGCGTGGACACCATCGTGGTCTCCACCCAACATGCCCCGGAGATCGAGCAGGACAGGCTCCATCAGGACATCCTGGAGGTGGTCATCCGGCAGGTGGTGCCCCCTGAGATGATCGACGAGCGCACGAAGATCTTCGTCAACCCGACCGGCCGGTTCGTGACGGGCGGCCCCATGGGGGACGCCGGCATGACCGGGCGCAAGATCATCGTGGACACTTACGGCGGGGTGGCCCGACATGGTGGCGGCGCCTTCTCCGGCAAGGATCCCACGAAGGTGGATCGATCAGCGTCCTACATGGCGCGCTACATCGCCAAGAACGTGGTGGCGGCCGGGCTGGCCAGCCGATTCGAGCTGCAGGTCTCCTACGCGATCGGCGTGGCGCGGCCCGTGTCCCTGGCGGTGGAGACGTTCGGCACGGGGAAGGTGCCCGACGAGCGGATCATCGAGCTGATCCAGGAGCACTTCGATCTGCGTCCGGCCGCCATCATCCGCCATCTGGAGCTGCGGCGTCCCATCTATAAGGCGACCGCCGCGTATGGTCACTTCGGGCGAGATGATATCGACGCCCCGTGGGAGCGGATCGATATGGCGGAGGTCCTGCGGGATGAGGCCGGGCTGGACTGA
- the ruvA gene encoding Holliday junction branch migration protein RuvA, giving the protein MIAWVEGRVLARGKDYVVIDVGGIGLKVFAPAPLLAQARVGERLAVHTHLHVRENDLALFGFADEEELAMFGLLLSISGVGPRVALAALSAMSVDALRMAIAQEQPELLSRIPGIGKRTAQKIVLELKDKLPAVEVPEELAALTEADAEVIDALTALGYSVVEAQRAVQSLPRDVTDVEERLRLALASFAE; this is encoded by the coding sequence ATGATCGCTTGGGTGGAAGGGCGTGTTCTGGCACGCGGGAAGGATTATGTGGTGATCGATGTGGGGGGCATAGGCCTGAAGGTCTTTGCCCCCGCGCCGCTTCTGGCCCAGGCGCGGGTCGGAGAGCGGTTGGCCGTGCACACGCACCTGCATGTGCGGGAGAACGACCTGGCCCTGTTCGGCTTTGCCGATGAGGAGGAGCTGGCCATGTTCGGCCTCCTGCTCTCCATCTCCGGCGTGGGGCCGCGGGTGGCGCTGGCCGCGCTGTCGGCCATGTCCGTGGATGCGCTGCGAATGGCCATCGCACAGGAGCAGCCGGAGCTGTTGTCTCGTATCCCCGGCATCGGCAAGCGCACGGCTCAGAAGATCGTGCTCGAGCTGAAGGACAAGCTGCCGGCCGTGGAGGTGCCCGAGGAGCTGGCCGCGCTGACGGAGGCGGATGCCGAGGTGATCGACGCCCTCACGGCGTTGGGGTACAGCGTGGTGGAGGCTCAGCGGGCGGTTCAGTCCCTGCCTCGCGACGTCACCGATGTGGAGGAGCGCCTGCGTCTGGCGTTGGCTTCCTTCGCCGAATGA
- a CDS encoding YebC/PmpR family DNA-binding transcriptional regulator — translation MSGHSKWSTIKRKKGAMDAKRGALFTKLAREIQVAAREGPDPEYNFKLRLAIEKAKAHSMPKENIERAIRRGSGLEKGGEKLEQIIYEGYGPHGVAIIVEVLTDNRNRAVSDIRRLFNRAGGSLGESGSVAWQFEMKGYITIPMEGKDEESLFEAAIEAGAEDVEFSDEVAEVYTAPTDLQAVREAFQKQGIAVETAELVWKPKNPVSLGTKETLQNLSLIEALEDLEDVSRVFSNLDISEEAVEEFAAA, via the coding sequence ATGTCTGGACATTCGAAATGGTCAACGATTAAGCGGAAGAAAGGGGCCATGGATGCAAAGCGGGGCGCTCTCTTCACCAAGTTGGCGCGCGAGATTCAGGTCGCCGCGCGGGAGGGCCCCGATCCGGAATATAACTTCAAGCTGCGGCTGGCGATTGAGAAGGCCAAGGCGCACTCCATGCCCAAGGAGAACATCGAGCGGGCTATCCGCCGAGGGAGCGGCCTGGAGAAGGGCGGCGAGAAGCTGGAGCAGATCATCTACGAGGGATATGGGCCTCATGGTGTGGCCATCATCGTGGAGGTGCTGACCGACAATCGCAATCGGGCCGTGTCGGACATCCGCCGCCTGTTCAACCGGGCCGGTGGGAGCCTGGGCGAGTCCGGGAGCGTGGCCTGGCAGTTTGAGATGAAGGGATATATCACCATTCCCATGGAGGGAAAGGACGAGGAGTCCCTGTTCGAGGCCGCGATTGAGGCGGGTGCCGAGGACGTCGAGTTCAGCGATGAGGTGGCCGAGGTGTATACGGCGCCTACCGATCTGCAGGCCGTGCGTGAGGCGTTCCAGAAGCAGGGCATCGCCGTGGAGACGGCCGAGTTGGTCTGGAAGCCGAAGAATCCCGTCTCCCTGGGCACCAAGGAGACGCTTCAGAACCTCTCCTTGATCGAGGCCCTGGAGGATCTGGAGGACGTCTCTCGCGTGTTCTCGAATCTGGATATCTCGGAGGAGGCCGTCGAGGAGTTCGCCGCCGCGTAG
- a CDS encoding GNAT family N-acetyltransferase — MTGGWWARPSEDPDEIRGLLNEDRGYAAYALGDLSPGFREYSRWYVAGRGRRPEALILLFERLNPPALFCFGPADGVLAAAARADLPERVYFTGLDEHVDAAASWLRFEGRIPMWRMVVSPEDFRPMGLERARRLGMDDLPALSRLYMHGGADAFAPYQLEQGVFYGCWDGDDLIAVAGTHLVAPQERVAAVGNVFTHPAHRRRGLGAAVTSAVTAELLERGMDVVLNVSQENVSAVALYERLGYRRYCPFLEGIAVPVRMLAHG, encoded by the coding sequence GTGACCGGAGGGTGGTGGGCTCGTCCCTCGGAGGATCCGGACGAGATCCGCGGGCTATTGAACGAGGACCGCGGCTACGCCGCCTACGCCCTGGGCGACCTCTCGCCGGGTTTCCGTGAGTACAGCCGCTGGTACGTGGCCGGCCGGGGTCGGCGCCCGGAGGCGCTGATCCTGTTGTTCGAGCGCTTGAACCCGCCCGCGCTGTTTTGTTTCGGCCCTGCTGATGGGGTGTTGGCCGCGGCGGCTCGGGCCGATCTGCCCGAACGGGTGTATTTCACCGGGCTGGATGAGCACGTGGACGCGGCGGCGTCCTGGCTTCGCTTTGAGGGGCGGATACCCATGTGGCGCATGGTGGTGTCCCCTGAGGATTTCCGGCCGATGGGACTGGAGCGGGCCCGCCGGCTGGGAATGGATGATCTGCCGGCGTTATCTCGCCTGTACATGCACGGCGGGGCGGACGCCTTTGCCCCCTATCAGCTTGAGCAGGGGGTTTTCTACGGGTGTTGGGATGGGGACGATCTGATCGCCGTGGCGGGCACGCATTTGGTGGCTCCCCAGGAGCGGGTGGCGGCGGTGGGCAATGTCTTCACGCATCCCGCCCATCGGAGACGCGGCCTGGGCGCGGCCGTGACCAGTGCGGTGACCGCGGAGTTGCTCGAGCGGGGCATGGACGTCGTGTTGAACGTCTCCCAGGAGAACGTGTCGGCCGTTGCCCTGTATGAGAGGCTGGGCTACCGGCGATATTGTCCCTTCCTGGAGGGCATCGCCGTGCCCGTCCGGATGTTGGCGCATGGCTGA
- a CDS encoding response regulator transcription factor, translated as MTAEGRDRRLEARQEEDGRKAYRVLIAEDEAPLRNLLKLSLENAGYEVFPVEDGQQAVEVFDSQDIDLVILDIMMPRLDGFSVCRHIRKRSDVPIIMLTALGNTDDLVQGFELGADDYITKPFTFKEVEARIQAILRRVEWSRNRPKPHVISIGRVTIDTESHEVFVDGEPRHLTPIEFQLLYYLMAHAGQTVPKETLFREVWGYDFVGGTNLVEVGIRRLREKVEENPSKPTHILTVRGAGYRFREP; from the coding sequence ATGACAGCGGAGGGCCGGGATAGGCGGCTCGAGGCCCGTCAAGAGGAGGACGGGCGAAAGGCGTATCGCGTCCTGATCGCCGAGGATGAGGCGCCGCTGCGGAATCTACTCAAGCTCTCCCTGGAGAACGCGGGGTATGAGGTATTCCCCGTTGAGGATGGACAACAGGCGGTCGAAGTCTTCGATTCGCAGGACATCGACCTCGTGATCCTGGATATCATGATGCCCAGGTTGGATGGCTTCAGCGTCTGTCGCCATATCCGGAAACGCTCTGACGTTCCCATCATTATGTTGACGGCTCTTGGCAACACCGATGACCTGGTCCAGGGGTTCGAGCTGGGTGCCGACGATTACATCACCAAGCCGTTCACGTTCAAGGAGGTCGAGGCGCGCATCCAGGCGATCCTGCGCCGGGTGGAGTGGAGCCGCAATCGGCCGAAGCCTCATGTGATCTCGATCGGTCGTGTGACCATCGATACCGAATCGCACGAGGTGTTCGTGGATGGCGAGCCGCGGCATCTGACGCCCATCGAGTTTCAGCTTCTGTATTACCTTATGGCCCACGCGGGCCAGACGGTCCCCAAGGAGACGCTCTTCCGAGAGGTGTGGGGGTACGACTTCGTGGGCGGGACGAACCTGGTGGAAGTCGGGATTCGACGGTTGCGTGAGAAGGTGGAGGAGAATCCGTCCAAGCCGACGCACATCCTGACGGTGCGAGGTGCGGGTTATCGCTTCCGGGAACCGTGA
- the ruvC gene encoding crossover junction endodeoxyribonuclease RuvC, with protein sequence MLVLGIDPGVAITGYGVVEQGRDQLSLVACGVVTTPPHQPLAERLRTIYQELSDLIGRYRPEAVAVEELFFGRNVRTAISVGHARGVALLAAALADLPVFTYTPTAVKMAIIGYGGASKRQMQEMVRMLLGLPDVPRPDDAADAIAVAICHIHSAQWDQMAAAAGDS encoded by the coding sequence GTGCTCGTGTTAGGGATCGATCCGGGCGTCGCCATCACGGGATATGGTGTGGTGGAGCAGGGGCGCGATCAGCTATCGTTGGTCGCGTGTGGAGTGGTGACGACGCCGCCGCACCAGCCGTTGGCGGAGAGGTTGCGCACGATCTATCAGGAGCTGTCCGATCTGATCGGCCGTTATCGGCCGGAGGCGGTGGCGGTAGAGGAGCTTTTCTTCGGACGGAACGTGCGCACGGCCATCTCGGTGGGACACGCTCGCGGGGTGGCGTTGTTGGCGGCGGCCCTGGCCGATCTTCCCGTGTTCACTTATACGCCCACGGCCGTCAAGATGGCGATCATCGGATACGGGGGCGCGAGCAAGCGTCAGATGCAGGAGATGGTGCGTATGCTCCTGGGGTTGCCGGACGTACCGCGCCCGGATGACGCCGCAGATGCCATCGCTGTAGCGATCTGTCACATCCATTCGGCTCAGTGGGATCAGATGGCCGCTGCTGCCGGAGATTCGTGA
- the mtnA gene encoding S-methyl-5-thioribose-1-phosphate isomerase, with product MRTIWWDAEAGTVRMIDQRLLPDRLEIATYDDFRDVARAITDMVIRGAPAIGAAGAYGMALAARQSSARDREGLLQDLREAKAVLDSARPTAVNLSWATTRLLRLAERLTSGDVDEIREALLAEAERLAEEDIAINRRMGAHGAKVIPHGARILHHCNTGSLATVDYGTALGVVRAAHEQGKQIHVWVDETRPRLQGARLTAWELMQEGIPMTLIVDNAAGHLMRTGQVDVVLFGADRVAANGDVANKIGTYKLAVCARENGIPCYAVVPTSTIDLSLPDGDHIPIEERDPEEITKIDGVSIAPEGVPVHNPAFDVTPYRYLTGIITEEGIAYPPFYDSLRRLKEAAEARIWSDR from the coding sequence GTGCGCACGATCTGGTGGGATGCGGAGGCGGGCACGGTCAGGATGATCGACCAGCGGCTGTTGCCCGACCGATTGGAGATCGCCACGTATGACGACTTTCGGGACGTGGCGCGGGCCATCACGGATATGGTGATTCGCGGCGCGCCGGCCATTGGGGCGGCGGGGGCCTATGGGATGGCGTTGGCGGCGCGGCAGAGTTCCGCTCGCGATCGGGAGGGCCTGTTGCAGGACCTGCGTGAGGCTAAGGCCGTGCTGGATAGCGCCCGTCCCACCGCGGTGAACCTGAGTTGGGCGACCACGCGTCTCCTCCGGCTGGCCGAGCGCTTGACCTCGGGCGATGTGGACGAGATCCGGGAGGCCCTGCTGGCCGAAGCGGAGCGTTTGGCGGAGGAGGACATCGCCATCAACCGGCGCATGGGGGCGCACGGCGCGAAGGTGATCCCCCACGGGGCCCGTATCCTGCATCACTGCAACACAGGATCGTTGGCCACGGTGGACTACGGCACCGCGCTGGGGGTGGTGCGGGCGGCGCATGAGCAGGGCAAGCAGATTCACGTCTGGGTGGATGAGACCCGGCCCCGCCTCCAGGGCGCTCGCCTGACCGCTTGGGAGCTAATGCAAGAGGGGATCCCCATGACGTTGATCGTGGACAACGCGGCGGGCCATCTCATGCGCACCGGCCAGGTCGACGTCGTCCTCTTCGGGGCGGACCGGGTGGCGGCCAACGGCGACGTGGCGAACAAGATCGGCACGTATAAGCTCGCCGTGTGCGCACGGGAGAACGGCATCCCCTGCTATGCGGTGGTGCCGACCTCCACCATCGATCTGAGCCTGCCGGATGGCGATCATATCCCCATCGAGGAGCGCGATCCGGAGGAGATCACGAAGATCGATGGCGTCTCCATCGCCCCGGAAGGTGTGCCGGTACATAACCCCGCGTTCGACGTGACCCCCTATCGCTACCTGACCGGCATCATCACCGAGGAGGGAATCGCCTATCCTCCCTTCTATGATAGCCTGCGCCGTTTAAAGGAGGCGGCCGAGGCGCGCATCTGGAGCGATCGATGA
- a CDS encoding carbohydrate kinase family protein, which translates to MTIVVTGSVAYDYIMSFPGRFKDHILPDKIDHLSVSFLVDSMRRERGGCAPNIAYTLRLLGARPYIVATVGQDFGDYRRWLEEQGIDTSGIRVYEDDFTASFFVSTDLDNNQIASFYTGAMRRAAELSLHDLDLADAALAIISPNDPAAMVKYVQECKDLDLLYVYDPSQQVIRLSGEDLLEGIRGARLLVVNEYEFEMIKRKTGLDDEAIFGMAQATIITCGERGSVIVEGDQRVEVPVAAPRRIGEPTGVGDAYRAGIMVGMLAGLPWEITGRIGSLAATYVLEQYGTQSHSFTLDEFIERYRETFGDAPGLERLRSGVVSS; encoded by the coding sequence ATGACCATCGTCGTAACGGGGTCGGTGGCGTACGATTACATCATGTCATTCCCCGGCCGATTCAAAGATCACATCCTGCCCGATAAGATCGACCACCTGTCAGTCAGCTTTCTGGTGGACTCCATGCGGCGTGAGCGGGGCGGCTGCGCCCCCAACATCGCCTACACCCTGCGCCTGCTGGGGGCGCGTCCGTACATCGTGGCCACCGTGGGGCAGGATTTCGGGGACTACCGGCGCTGGCTGGAGGAGCAGGGGATCGACACATCGGGCATTCGCGTGTACGAGGATGATTTCACCGCCTCCTTCTTCGTCAGCACGGATCTGGACAACAACCAGATCGCCAGCTTTTACACGGGGGCCATGCGTCGTGCGGCCGAGCTCTCCCTCCACGATCTGGATCTGGCCGACGCGGCCCTGGCCATCATCTCCCCCAATGACCCGGCGGCGATGGTGAAGTACGTGCAGGAGTGCAAGGATCTGGATCTGCTGTACGTATACGATCCCAGCCAGCAGGTCATTCGTCTGAGTGGGGAGGATCTGCTGGAGGGGATCCGGGGGGCTCGCCTGTTGGTGGTGAATGAGTATGAGTTCGAGATGATCAAGCGCAAGACGGGCCTGGATGACGAGGCGATCTTCGGGATGGCGCAGGCCACCATTATCACATGTGGCGAGCGGGGGTCCGTCATCGTGGAGGGGGACCAGCGGGTGGAGGTGCCCGTTGCAGCGCCGAGGCGGATCGGCGAGCCAACCGGTGTAGGCGACGCGTATCGGGCGGGCATCATGGTGGGCATGCTGGCGGGACTCCCCTGGGAGATCACCGGCCGGATAGGCAGCCTGGCGGCCACGTACGTGCTGGAGCAGTACGGCACTCAGAGCCACTCGTTCACGCTGGATGAGTTCATCGAGCGGTATCGGGAGACCTTTGGGGACGCGCCGGGGCTGGAGCGATTGCGGAGCGGGGTGGTGAGCTCGTGA
- a CDS encoding site-specific DNA-methyltransferase: MKSAVPDFPVDVIYCADARHMREVPDASVHLVVTSPPYNVGKPYEAHNDNLPLDEYLAFLNQVWRECYRVLVPGGRLCINVANTDRKPYLPLNALITTELLRMGRSEGLRWLMRGEIIWDKGASVGVSTAWGSFGRASDPVLRDVHEYIMIFSKDELKLKGGGPTGITGGEFVTWTRSVWRPEDGLDELQRKMREKLADARRRGKSDAWLAESLARAALQHFTRPAESTWRITTESTVDHPAPFPVELPRRLILLYTSPGDVVLDPFMGSGSTAVAAVKTGRHYVGYEISPEYCELARRRLVALAKEEEEA; this comes from the coding sequence ATGAAATCGGCTGTCCCCGACTTCCCCGTCGATGTGATCTATTGCGCGGACGCCCGTCATATGCGAGAGGTGCCCGATGCCTCCGTGCACCTCGTGGTGACCTCGCCTCCCTACAACGTGGGCAAGCCCTACGAGGCTCACAACGATAATCTCCCCCTGGACGAGTACCTGGCGTTCCTCAATCAGGTGTGGCGTGAATGCTATCGCGTGTTGGTGCCCGGCGGCCGGTTGTGCATCAACGTGGCCAACACGGATCGTAAGCCCTACCTGCCGTTGAACGCGCTCATCACGACGGAGCTGCTTCGCATGGGCCGTTCGGAGGGGCTGCGATGGCTGATGCGCGGCGAGATCATCTGGGATAAGGGGGCGTCCGTGGGGGTCTCCACCGCGTGGGGGAGCTTTGGCCGCGCCTCGGACCCCGTATTGCGAGACGTGCATGAGTACATCATGATCTTCTCCAAGGATGAGCTCAAGCTGAAGGGGGGCGGGCCCACGGGCATCACCGGCGGGGAGTTCGTCACCTGGACGCGCAGCGTCTGGCGGCCCGAGGACGGGTTGGACGAGCTGCAGCGCAAGATGCGGGAGAAGCTGGCGGATGCCCGGCGGCGCGGGAAGAGCGATGCGTGGCTGGCGGAGTCGCTGGCCCGCGCCGCGTTGCAGCACTTCACGCGGCCGGCCGAGAGCACCTGGCGGATCACCACGGAGTCCACCGTGGATCACCCGGCCCCCTTCCCGGTGGAGCTGCCGCGTCGACTGATCCTGCTTTACACATCTCCGGGGGACGTGGTGTTGGATCCCTTCATGGGCTCCGGGTCGACGGCGGTGGCCGCGGTGAAGACCGGCCGTCACTATGTGGGGTACGAGATCTCGCCGGAGTATTGCGAGCTGGCGCGCCGTCGCCTGGTCGCCCTGGCGAAAGAAGAGGAGGAGGCATGA